A portion of the Oncorhynchus gorbuscha isolate QuinsamMale2020 ecotype Even-year linkage group LG07, OgorEven_v1.0, whole genome shotgun sequence genome contains these proteins:
- the LOC124040101 gene encoding protein unc-13 homolog D-like isoform X4: MMTSQDGFSRTEDDLLQPPDQTHGSTWNRQRQSSPARKLGMTRKEKDTRDFKENENPEEKEKRHKEQELKSLYKELLYTITHKLGKPASAEVFTDNQLHQYIREAFSMAVDEHQSLTERVQNTEPPIYCLMATVKEAKGILGKDVSGFSDPYCLLTILEDEKESKTRRSRPKPRKAMVKDAVSDEKVYTTDTKKQTLNPIWNQTFVLEFEDTAVASFHIEMWDKDEELSLAQKLEEIRTNFHGLRRMIKDAKKEKGQDDYLGNIVLRLEDLHCTEDNWYVLEPRTETYPDRGQCHLQLKFIHKERDGTLSAGRSAYVNYCGILLQFVQSHISKQQGSVPWKGELCGEGQTLLDLYATQCNLSPFLQDLAKWMAYSKLYQSLEVDSSVLLQQLTSIEYHWHQQDLPYQQKQELGDSLRGFLQYGLCLVAKYRDIFPPTQDATPRLHRLLRILSQVCKTQAFQKLNAAQFDLHDEINEAVHSGTQEWFAIKKGQHQPMTKDLTETVSALSRLIGEVQQDIKHNKDSWNRVFVSAVQVDVFTVVYQKLDFLLAGEVRHTLSLLEGEMEQNLANSLFPLYLSLQVIHKDKAFLQKRGKLLELTNFHEGFREALPYWLNKAFSTTQDRVERAVQVDQLQPLQSGPVPIKHSSSAVDLVTCVQPICQLWEQLSWPDPEEAFMLMVKLTEDVCKIVMNYCRILKERVRELSENSDPGRAVNMLCVVVNDLEHLRSVLIRLPQQLNWAGLRERTLHVIGDPQFHNVLPSQLLHAQGVLNKEIRSALETVGRKLNSDIAMYVRSMSTRCRIPSKSTEEAVVPLIKYLERELQYMNENLVQENFNSLLTPLWTNSIRTLYQVATQQKQEDGLMVFCQRLQFTLQCLEQCFHAEGNGMPLDTLHVDSYKLIEKFLDRKVWEQVYSGEKYGAVTLLASYRRSDHRLRVEVLNAANLLPMDSNGSSDPFVQLRLEPGHVFSEVEPRTTQIKNCDLNPLFDEAFEFLVSVEQCQAAGACLVVTVLDYDTLTTDDFEGEAFLALKAVPGVGGGLGDRQGHQPDPSPAQIRLPLMHPKPNDDSILKLLESRRGEREAQLFVKKRRQREKQSQEGKQQ, translated from the exons ATGATGACAAGCCAGGATGGATTCTCCAGAACGGAAGACGACCTACTACAACCTCCCGATCAG ACTCATGGCTCAACTtggaacagacagagacag AGCTCCCCTGCCCGTAAACTGGGGATGACCAGAAAAGAGAAGGACACGAGG GACTTTAAAGAGAATGAGAACccagaagagaaggagaaaagacaTAAGGAGCAAGAG CTCAAGTCGCTGTATAAAGAGCTGCTGTACACTATCACCCACAAGCTGGGGAAGCCAGCCTCGGCAGAGGTCTTCACTGACAACCAGCTGCACCAATACATCCGAGAG GCTTTCTCTATGGCAGTGGATGAACAccagagtctgacagagagggtCCAGAACACAGAG CCTCCAATCTACTGTCTGATGGCCACTGTGAAGGAAGCCAAGGGCATCCTGGGAAAAGACGTCAGTG GTTTCAGTGACCCATACTGCTTACTGACCATCCtggaggatgagaaggagagcAAGACACGACGGTCCAGACCTAAACCCCGTAAAGCCATGGTGAAGGACGCCGTCTCAGACGAGAAGGTTTACACGACAGACACAAAGAAACAGACCCTCAACCCCATCTGGAACCAGACCTTCGTACT GGAGTTTGAAGACACTGCAGTGGCCAGCTTCCACATTGAGATGTG GGACAAGGATGAGGAGTTGTCTCTGGCACAGAAGCTAGAGGAGATCCGAACCAATTTTCATGGGCTGAGGAG GATGATCAAAGATGCTAAGAAGGAGAAAGGCCAGGATGATTACTTGGGAAACATTGTGCTGAGACTGGAG gACCTGCATTGTACAGAGGATAACTGGTATGTTCTGGAGCCGAGGACAGAGACTTATCCAGATCGGGGCCAGTGTCATCTGCAGCTCAAATTCATCCATAAAGAG AGAGACGGGACATTGAGTGCTGGTCGTAGTGCTTACGTCAACTACTGTGGGATCCTACTGCAGTTTGTCCAGTCACACATCTCTAAGCAGCAG GGTAGTGTTCCATGGAAGGGGGAGTTGTGTGGGGAGGGACAGACCCTGTTGGACCTCTACGCCACTCAGTGTAACCTCTCACCTTTCCTGCAGGACCTGGC GAAGTGGATGGCCTACAGTAAACTATACCAGAGTTTAGAGGTAGATTCCTCAGTGCTGCTCCAGCAGCTGACCAGTATAGAGTACCACTGGCACCAGCAGGATCTGCCCTACCAACAG AAACAGGAGCTAGGGGACTCTCTCCGTGGTTTCCTGCAGTACGGACTGTGTCTCGTGGCCAAATACAGAGACATCTTTCCCCCAACGCAGGACGCTACCCCTCGCTTACACAGACTGCTCAG GATCCTGTCTCAGGTCTGTAAGACGCAGGCCTTTCAGAAGCTGAACGCAGCTCAGTTTGACCTACATGACGAGATCAACGAGGCTGTGCAC TCTGGTACACAGGAGTGGTTCGCCATAAAGAAAGGGCAACACCAGCCCATGACCAAG GACCTGACAGAGACCGTGAGTGCTCTCTCTAGACTGATAGGTGAAGTACAGCAGGACATCAAGCACAACAAGGACAGCTGGAATAGAGTGTTTGTCAG tgctgtGCAGGTGGATGTGTTCACTGTAGTCTACCAAAAGCTGGACTTCCTG ctgGCGGGGGAGGTGAGACACACTCTAAGCCTgttggagggtgagatggagcaGAATCTAGCCAATAGCCTGTTCCCTCTCTACCTAAGTCTACAGGTCATCCACAAAGACAAGGCCTTCCTACAGAAAAG GGGTAAACTGTTGGAGCTGACTAACTTCCATGAGGGCTTCCGTGAGGCGCTTCCCTATTGGTTGAACAAGGCCTTCAGCACCACTCAGGACAGGGTGGAGAGAGCTGTACAGGTGGACCAG CTCCAGCCGCTGCAGTCGGGCCCGGTGCCCATAAAACACAGCTCGTCGGCAGTAGACCTGGTGACCTGTGTCCAGCCCATCTGTCAGCTGTGGGAGCAGCTCTCCTGGCCAGACCCTGAGGAGGCCTTCATGCTCATGGTCAAACTCACTGAG GACGTGTGTAAGATTGTGATGAACTACTGTCGTATCCTGAAGGAGCGGGTCAGGGAGCTGTCTGAGAACTCAGACCCTGGCAGGGCTGTCAACATG cTGTGCGTAGTAGTGAATGACTTGGAACACCTGAGGTCAGTGCTGATCCGCCTGCCCCAGCAACTGAACTGGGCAGGGCTTCGAGAACGTACCCTTCACGTGATAGGGGACCCTCAGTTCCACAACGTGCTCCCCTCACAGCTGCTGCATGCACAGGGGGTCCTCAACAAAGAGATACGCTCTGCCTTAGAGACCGTTGGACGGAAG ctGAATTCAGACATTGCGATGTACGTCCGCAGCATGTCTACTCGATGCAGAATCCCCTCCAAGTCCACGGAAGAG GCTGTGGTTCCCCTGATAAAATATCTAGAGAGAGAACTGCAGTACATGAATGAGAACCTAGTCCAAGAGAACTTCAACAG TCTGTTGACTCCGTTGTGGACTAACTCCATAAGGACCTTATACCAGGTAGCTACACAGCAGAAGCAGGAGGATGGACTCATGGTGTTCTGTCAACGACTGCAATTCACACTCCAG TGTCTGGAGCAGTGTTTTCATGCTGAGGGGAATGGAATGCCACTGGATACTCTTCACGTTGACAGCTACAAG CTCATAGAGAAATTTCTGGATAGAAAAGTATGGGAGCAG GTTTACAGTGGAGAGAAGTACGGCGCGGTCACACTCCTAGCATCCTACAGGAGGTCTGACCATAGACTTAGAGTGGAAGTGTTGAATGCAGCTAATCTCCTACCTATGGACTCCAACG gttcCAGTGATCCGTTTGTCCAGTTGCGTCTGGAGCCTGGTCATGTGTTTTCTGAGGTGGAGCCTCGCACCACCCAGATCAAGAACTGTGACCTCAACCCCCTGTTCGACGAGGCCTTCGAGTT TCTGGTGTCAGTGGAGCAGTGCCAGGCTGCGGGGGCATGtctggtggtgacagtgttgGACTATGACACCCTGACAACAGACGACTTCGAGGGGGAGGCCTTCCTGGCTCTGAAGGCAGTGCCGGGGGTCGGAGGGGGATTAGGGGACAGACAGGGGCACCAGCCAGACCCCTCCCCGGCCCAAATACGCCTGCCGCTCATGCACCCCAAACCAAACG ATGACAGTATCCTGAAGCTGTTGGagtcgaggagaggagagagggaggctcaGCTGTTTGTGAAGAaacgcagacagagagagaaacagtcacaGGAGGGGAAACAACAATAA
- the LOC124040101 gene encoding protein unc-13 homolog D-like isoform X3 — protein sequence MMTSQDGFSRTEDDLLQPPDQTHGSTWNRQRQSSPARKLGMTRKEKDTRDFKENENPEEKEKRHKEQELKSLYKELLYTITHKLGKPASAEVFTDNQLHQYIREAFSMAVDEHQSLTERVQNTEPPIYCLMATVKEAKGILGKDVSGFSDPYCLLTILEDEKESKTRRSRPKPRKAMVKDAVSDEKVYTTDTKKQTLNPIWNQTFVLEFEDTAVASFHIEMWDKDEELSLAQKLEEIRTNFHGLRRMIKDAKKEKGQDDYLGNIVLRLEDLHCTEDNWYVLEPRTETYPDRGQCHLQLKFIHKERDGTLSAGRSAYVNYCGILLQFVQSHISKQQGSVPWKGELCGEGQTLLDLYATQCNLSPFLQDLAKWMAYSKLYQSLEVDSSVLLQQLTSIEYHWHQQDLPYQQKQELGDSLRGFLQYGLCLVAKYRDIFPPTQDATPRLHRLLRILSQVCKTQAFQKLNAAQFDLHDEINEAVHSGTQEWFAIKKGQHQPMTKDLTETVSALSRLIGEVQQDIKHNKDSWNRVFVSAVQVDVFTVVYQKLDFLLAGEVRHTLSLLEGEMEQNLANSLFPLYLSLQVIHKDKAFLQKRGKLLELTNFHEGFREALPYWLNKAFSTTQDRVERAVQVDQLQPLQSGPVPIKHSSSAVDLVTCVQPICQLWEQLSWPDPEEAFMLMVKLTEDVCKIVMNYCRILKERVRELSENSDPGRAVNMLCVVVNDLEHLRSVLIRLPQQLNWAGLRERTLHVIGDPQFHNVLPSQLLHAQGVLNKEIRSALETVGRKLNSDIAMYVRSMSTRCRIPSKSTEEAVVPLIKYLERELQYMNENLVQENFNSLLTPLWTNSIRTLYQVATQQKQEDGLMVFCQRLQFTLQCLEQCFHAEGNGMPLDTLHVDSYKLIEKFLDRKVWEQKVYSGEKYGAVTLLASYRRSDHRLRVEVLNAANLLPMDSNGSSDPFVQLRLEPGHVFSEVEPRTTQIKNCDLNPLFDEAFEFLVSVEQCQAAGACLVVTVLDYDTLTTDDFEGEAFLALKAVPGVGGGLGDRQGHQPDPSPAQIRLPLMHPKPNDDSILKLLESRRGEREAQLFVKKRRQREKQSQEGKQQ from the exons ATGATGACAAGCCAGGATGGATTCTCCAGAACGGAAGACGACCTACTACAACCTCCCGATCAG ACTCATGGCTCAACTtggaacagacagagacag AGCTCCCCTGCCCGTAAACTGGGGATGACCAGAAAAGAGAAGGACACGAGG GACTTTAAAGAGAATGAGAACccagaagagaaggagaaaagacaTAAGGAGCAAGAG CTCAAGTCGCTGTATAAAGAGCTGCTGTACACTATCACCCACAAGCTGGGGAAGCCAGCCTCGGCAGAGGTCTTCACTGACAACCAGCTGCACCAATACATCCGAGAG GCTTTCTCTATGGCAGTGGATGAACAccagagtctgacagagagggtCCAGAACACAGAG CCTCCAATCTACTGTCTGATGGCCACTGTGAAGGAAGCCAAGGGCATCCTGGGAAAAGACGTCAGTG GTTTCAGTGACCCATACTGCTTACTGACCATCCtggaggatgagaaggagagcAAGACACGACGGTCCAGACCTAAACCCCGTAAAGCCATGGTGAAGGACGCCGTCTCAGACGAGAAGGTTTACACGACAGACACAAAGAAACAGACCCTCAACCCCATCTGGAACCAGACCTTCGTACT GGAGTTTGAAGACACTGCAGTGGCCAGCTTCCACATTGAGATGTG GGACAAGGATGAGGAGTTGTCTCTGGCACAGAAGCTAGAGGAGATCCGAACCAATTTTCATGGGCTGAGGAG GATGATCAAAGATGCTAAGAAGGAGAAAGGCCAGGATGATTACTTGGGAAACATTGTGCTGAGACTGGAG gACCTGCATTGTACAGAGGATAACTGGTATGTTCTGGAGCCGAGGACAGAGACTTATCCAGATCGGGGCCAGTGTCATCTGCAGCTCAAATTCATCCATAAAGAG AGAGACGGGACATTGAGTGCTGGTCGTAGTGCTTACGTCAACTACTGTGGGATCCTACTGCAGTTTGTCCAGTCACACATCTCTAAGCAGCAG GGTAGTGTTCCATGGAAGGGGGAGTTGTGTGGGGAGGGACAGACCCTGTTGGACCTCTACGCCACTCAGTGTAACCTCTCACCTTTCCTGCAGGACCTGGC GAAGTGGATGGCCTACAGTAAACTATACCAGAGTTTAGAGGTAGATTCCTCAGTGCTGCTCCAGCAGCTGACCAGTATAGAGTACCACTGGCACCAGCAGGATCTGCCCTACCAACAG AAACAGGAGCTAGGGGACTCTCTCCGTGGTTTCCTGCAGTACGGACTGTGTCTCGTGGCCAAATACAGAGACATCTTTCCCCCAACGCAGGACGCTACCCCTCGCTTACACAGACTGCTCAG GATCCTGTCTCAGGTCTGTAAGACGCAGGCCTTTCAGAAGCTGAACGCAGCTCAGTTTGACCTACATGACGAGATCAACGAGGCTGTGCAC TCTGGTACACAGGAGTGGTTCGCCATAAAGAAAGGGCAACACCAGCCCATGACCAAG GACCTGACAGAGACCGTGAGTGCTCTCTCTAGACTGATAGGTGAAGTACAGCAGGACATCAAGCACAACAAGGACAGCTGGAATAGAGTGTTTGTCAG tgctgtGCAGGTGGATGTGTTCACTGTAGTCTACCAAAAGCTGGACTTCCTG ctgGCGGGGGAGGTGAGACACACTCTAAGCCTgttggagggtgagatggagcaGAATCTAGCCAATAGCCTGTTCCCTCTCTACCTAAGTCTACAGGTCATCCACAAAGACAAGGCCTTCCTACAGAAAAG GGGTAAACTGTTGGAGCTGACTAACTTCCATGAGGGCTTCCGTGAGGCGCTTCCCTATTGGTTGAACAAGGCCTTCAGCACCACTCAGGACAGGGTGGAGAGAGCTGTACAGGTGGACCAG CTCCAGCCGCTGCAGTCGGGCCCGGTGCCCATAAAACACAGCTCGTCGGCAGTAGACCTGGTGACCTGTGTCCAGCCCATCTGTCAGCTGTGGGAGCAGCTCTCCTGGCCAGACCCTGAGGAGGCCTTCATGCTCATGGTCAAACTCACTGAG GACGTGTGTAAGATTGTGATGAACTACTGTCGTATCCTGAAGGAGCGGGTCAGGGAGCTGTCTGAGAACTCAGACCCTGGCAGGGCTGTCAACATG cTGTGCGTAGTAGTGAATGACTTGGAACACCTGAGGTCAGTGCTGATCCGCCTGCCCCAGCAACTGAACTGGGCAGGGCTTCGAGAACGTACCCTTCACGTGATAGGGGACCCTCAGTTCCACAACGTGCTCCCCTCACAGCTGCTGCATGCACAGGGGGTCCTCAACAAAGAGATACGCTCTGCCTTAGAGACCGTTGGACGGAAG ctGAATTCAGACATTGCGATGTACGTCCGCAGCATGTCTACTCGATGCAGAATCCCCTCCAAGTCCACGGAAGAG GCTGTGGTTCCCCTGATAAAATATCTAGAGAGAGAACTGCAGTACATGAATGAGAACCTAGTCCAAGAGAACTTCAACAG TCTGTTGACTCCGTTGTGGACTAACTCCATAAGGACCTTATACCAGGTAGCTACACAGCAGAAGCAGGAGGATGGACTCATGGTGTTCTGTCAACGACTGCAATTCACACTCCAG TGTCTGGAGCAGTGTTTTCATGCTGAGGGGAATGGAATGCCACTGGATACTCTTCACGTTGACAGCTACAAG CTCATAGAGAAATTTCTGGATAGAAAAGTATGGGAGCAG AAGGTTTACAGTGGAGAGAAGTACGGCGCGGTCACACTCCTAGCATCCTACAGGAGGTCTGACCATAGACTTAGAGTGGAAGTGTTGAATGCAGCTAATCTCCTACCTATGGACTCCAACG gttcCAGTGATCCGTTTGTCCAGTTGCGTCTGGAGCCTGGTCATGTGTTTTCTGAGGTGGAGCCTCGCACCACCCAGATCAAGAACTGTGACCTCAACCCCCTGTTCGACGAGGCCTTCGAGTT TCTGGTGTCAGTGGAGCAGTGCCAGGCTGCGGGGGCATGtctggtggtgacagtgttgGACTATGACACCCTGACAACAGACGACTTCGAGGGGGAGGCCTTCCTGGCTCTGAAGGCAGTGCCGGGGGTCGGAGGGGGATTAGGGGACAGACAGGGGCACCAGCCAGACCCCTCCCCGGCCCAAATACGCCTGCCGCTCATGCACCCCAAACCAAACG ATGACAGTATCCTGAAGCTGTTGGagtcgaggagaggagagagggaggctcaGCTGTTTGTGAAGAaacgcagacagagagagaaacagtcacaGGAGGGGAAACAACAATAA
- the LOC124040101 gene encoding protein unc-13 homolog D-like isoform X2 yields MMTSQDGFSRTEDDLLQPPDQTHGSTWNRQRQSSPARKLGMTRKEKDTRDFKENENPEEKEKRHKEQELKSLYKELLYTITHKLGKPASAEVFTDNQLHQYIREAFSMAVDEHQSLTERVQNTEPPIYCLMATVKEAKGILGKDVSGFSDPYCLLTILEDEKESKTRRSRPKPRKAMVKDAVSDEKVYTTDTKKQTLNPIWNQTFVLEFEDTAVASFHIEMWDKDEELSLAQKLEEIRTNFHGLRRMIKDAKKEKGQDDYLGNIVLRLEDLHCTEDNWYVLEPRTETYPDRGQCHLQLKFIHKERDGTLSAGRSAYVNYCGILLQFVQSHISKQQGSVPWKGELCGEGQTLLDLYATQCNLSPFLQDLAKWMAYSKLYQSLEVDSSVLLQQLTSIEYHWHQQDLPYQQKQELGDSLRGFLQYGLCLVAKYRDIFPPTQDATPRLHRLLRILSQVCKTQAFQKLNAAQFDLHDEINEAVHSGTQEWFAIKKGQHQPMTKDLTETVSALSRLIGEVQQDIKHNKDSWNRVFVSAVQVDVFTVVYQKLDFLLAGEVRHTLSLLEGEMEQNLANSLFPLYLSLQVIHKDKAFLQKRGKLLELTNFHEGFREALPYWLNKAFSTTQDRVERAVQVDQLQPLQSGPVPIKHSSSAVDLVTCVQPICQLWEQLSWPDPEEAFMLMVKLTEDVCKIVMNYCRILKERVRELSENSDPGRAVNMLCVVVNDLEHLRSVLIRLPQQLNWAGLRERTLHVIGDPQFHNVLPSQLLHAQGVLNKEIRSALETVGRKLNSDIAMYVRSMSTRCRIPSKSTEEAVVPLIKYLERELQYMNENLVQENFNSLLTPLWTNSIRTLYQVATQQKQEDGLMVFCQRLQFTLQCLEQCFHAEGNGMPLDTLHVDSYKILKAHLTHNSLNCQQLIEKFLDRKVWEQVYSGEKYGAVTLLASYRRSDHRLRVEVLNAANLLPMDSNGSSDPFVQLRLEPGHVFSEVEPRTTQIKNCDLNPLFDEAFEFLVSVEQCQAAGACLVVTVLDYDTLTTDDFEGEAFLALKAVPGVGGGLGDRQGHQPDPSPAQIRLPLMHPKPNDDSILKLLESRRGEREAQLFVKKRRQREKQSQEGKQQ; encoded by the exons ATGATGACAAGCCAGGATGGATTCTCCAGAACGGAAGACGACCTACTACAACCTCCCGATCAG ACTCATGGCTCAACTtggaacagacagagacag AGCTCCCCTGCCCGTAAACTGGGGATGACCAGAAAAGAGAAGGACACGAGG GACTTTAAAGAGAATGAGAACccagaagagaaggagaaaagacaTAAGGAGCAAGAG CTCAAGTCGCTGTATAAAGAGCTGCTGTACACTATCACCCACAAGCTGGGGAAGCCAGCCTCGGCAGAGGTCTTCACTGACAACCAGCTGCACCAATACATCCGAGAG GCTTTCTCTATGGCAGTGGATGAACAccagagtctgacagagagggtCCAGAACACAGAG CCTCCAATCTACTGTCTGATGGCCACTGTGAAGGAAGCCAAGGGCATCCTGGGAAAAGACGTCAGTG GTTTCAGTGACCCATACTGCTTACTGACCATCCtggaggatgagaaggagagcAAGACACGACGGTCCAGACCTAAACCCCGTAAAGCCATGGTGAAGGACGCCGTCTCAGACGAGAAGGTTTACACGACAGACACAAAGAAACAGACCCTCAACCCCATCTGGAACCAGACCTTCGTACT GGAGTTTGAAGACACTGCAGTGGCCAGCTTCCACATTGAGATGTG GGACAAGGATGAGGAGTTGTCTCTGGCACAGAAGCTAGAGGAGATCCGAACCAATTTTCATGGGCTGAGGAG GATGATCAAAGATGCTAAGAAGGAGAAAGGCCAGGATGATTACTTGGGAAACATTGTGCTGAGACTGGAG gACCTGCATTGTACAGAGGATAACTGGTATGTTCTGGAGCCGAGGACAGAGACTTATCCAGATCGGGGCCAGTGTCATCTGCAGCTCAAATTCATCCATAAAGAG AGAGACGGGACATTGAGTGCTGGTCGTAGTGCTTACGTCAACTACTGTGGGATCCTACTGCAGTTTGTCCAGTCACACATCTCTAAGCAGCAG GGTAGTGTTCCATGGAAGGGGGAGTTGTGTGGGGAGGGACAGACCCTGTTGGACCTCTACGCCACTCAGTGTAACCTCTCACCTTTCCTGCAGGACCTGGC GAAGTGGATGGCCTACAGTAAACTATACCAGAGTTTAGAGGTAGATTCCTCAGTGCTGCTCCAGCAGCTGACCAGTATAGAGTACCACTGGCACCAGCAGGATCTGCCCTACCAACAG AAACAGGAGCTAGGGGACTCTCTCCGTGGTTTCCTGCAGTACGGACTGTGTCTCGTGGCCAAATACAGAGACATCTTTCCCCCAACGCAGGACGCTACCCCTCGCTTACACAGACTGCTCAG GATCCTGTCTCAGGTCTGTAAGACGCAGGCCTTTCAGAAGCTGAACGCAGCTCAGTTTGACCTACATGACGAGATCAACGAGGCTGTGCAC TCTGGTACACAGGAGTGGTTCGCCATAAAGAAAGGGCAACACCAGCCCATGACCAAG GACCTGACAGAGACCGTGAGTGCTCTCTCTAGACTGATAGGTGAAGTACAGCAGGACATCAAGCACAACAAGGACAGCTGGAATAGAGTGTTTGTCAG tgctgtGCAGGTGGATGTGTTCACTGTAGTCTACCAAAAGCTGGACTTCCTG ctgGCGGGGGAGGTGAGACACACTCTAAGCCTgttggagggtgagatggagcaGAATCTAGCCAATAGCCTGTTCCCTCTCTACCTAAGTCTACAGGTCATCCACAAAGACAAGGCCTTCCTACAGAAAAG GGGTAAACTGTTGGAGCTGACTAACTTCCATGAGGGCTTCCGTGAGGCGCTTCCCTATTGGTTGAACAAGGCCTTCAGCACCACTCAGGACAGGGTGGAGAGAGCTGTACAGGTGGACCAG CTCCAGCCGCTGCAGTCGGGCCCGGTGCCCATAAAACACAGCTCGTCGGCAGTAGACCTGGTGACCTGTGTCCAGCCCATCTGTCAGCTGTGGGAGCAGCTCTCCTGGCCAGACCCTGAGGAGGCCTTCATGCTCATGGTCAAACTCACTGAG GACGTGTGTAAGATTGTGATGAACTACTGTCGTATCCTGAAGGAGCGGGTCAGGGAGCTGTCTGAGAACTCAGACCCTGGCAGGGCTGTCAACATG cTGTGCGTAGTAGTGAATGACTTGGAACACCTGAGGTCAGTGCTGATCCGCCTGCCCCAGCAACTGAACTGGGCAGGGCTTCGAGAACGTACCCTTCACGTGATAGGGGACCCTCAGTTCCACAACGTGCTCCCCTCACAGCTGCTGCATGCACAGGGGGTCCTCAACAAAGAGATACGCTCTGCCTTAGAGACCGTTGGACGGAAG ctGAATTCAGACATTGCGATGTACGTCCGCAGCATGTCTACTCGATGCAGAATCCCCTCCAAGTCCACGGAAGAG GCTGTGGTTCCCCTGATAAAATATCTAGAGAGAGAACTGCAGTACATGAATGAGAACCTAGTCCAAGAGAACTTCAACAG TCTGTTGACTCCGTTGTGGACTAACTCCATAAGGACCTTATACCAGGTAGCTACACAGCAGAAGCAGGAGGATGGACTCATGGTGTTCTGTCAACGACTGCAATTCACACTCCAG TGTCTGGAGCAGTGTTTTCATGCTGAGGGGAATGGAATGCCACTGGATACTCTTCACGTTGACAGCTACAAG ATTCTGAAAGCTCATCTGACACACAACTCTCTCAACTGCCAGCAGCTCATAGAGAAATTTCTGGATAGAAAAGTATGGGAGCAG GTTTACAGTGGAGAGAAGTACGGCGCGGTCACACTCCTAGCATCCTACAGGAGGTCTGACCATAGACTTAGAGTGGAAGTGTTGAATGCAGCTAATCTCCTACCTATGGACTCCAACG gttcCAGTGATCCGTTTGTCCAGTTGCGTCTGGAGCCTGGTCATGTGTTTTCTGAGGTGGAGCCTCGCACCACCCAGATCAAGAACTGTGACCTCAACCCCCTGTTCGACGAGGCCTTCGAGTT TCTGGTGTCAGTGGAGCAGTGCCAGGCTGCGGGGGCATGtctggtggtgacagtgttgGACTATGACACCCTGACAACAGACGACTTCGAGGGGGAGGCCTTCCTGGCTCTGAAGGCAGTGCCGGGGGTCGGAGGGGGATTAGGGGACAGACAGGGGCACCAGCCAGACCCCTCCCCGGCCCAAATACGCCTGCCGCTCATGCACCCCAAACCAAACG ATGACAGTATCCTGAAGCTGTTGGagtcgaggagaggagagagggaggctcaGCTGTTTGTGAAGAaacgcagacagagagagaaacagtcacaGGAGGGGAAACAACAATAA